Proteins encoded in a region of the Cydia splendana chromosome 19, ilCydSple1.2, whole genome shotgun sequence genome:
- the LOC134800008 gene encoding trichoplein keratin filament-binding protein-like isoform X1 encodes MSRPRAWQQQALAAQRRDNELRRAEELQKVANYFESNTNRSRHHEQWTAEGYYVKAKKEAELFSSKKLRAIQLEERRKKLELMLFQENMQFQQEMKALAAEPKLYKNGSYLNDVPTSTLKEINQGIMDKEEQLRRHEAELRLHHAWRLRQPELRAATAYVANGRLKSAWTQQIVEKEIARKKEEEETLKILQERDEALRKQIEKEEERLKEKEMQMRELRGSLEGQIAELSEKETIVKRLQKEEERELMILDKLKFISSERDREHARLVAERDATIVNMGLHKYKLKKKVISVLQEIELDLQMVEKLQKAVLKEIESNEDRRSSYKRVLDAALLELHEYRERERQRQKNIDAMYDGEARQLSEKQDKLWAKEREARALLMNDVLTTLRRQVEEKVEANRMQQRANVKEREQILEQMESFHHEVKTRERDAQLKNAAYSTISALQSQLKGLSVQKQKLEEAAEKEAELREASANERKLRTEIARINRDRTEQAWA; translated from the exons ATGTCTCGACCCCGGGCCTGGCAGCAACAGGCTCTAGCGGCGCAGCGACGTGACAACGAGCTTCGCCGCGCCGAGGAACTGCAGAAGGTGGCCAACTACTTCGAGAGCAACACCAACAGGTCCCGCCATCATGAGCAGTGGACTGCGGAGGGGTATTATGTGAAGGCTAAGAAGGAAGCGGAGCTGTTTAGCTCGAAGAAGCTTAGAGCTAT acaACTTGaggaaagaagaaaaaaattggAGCTGATGTTGTTTCAAGAAAACATGCAATTCCAACAAGAAATGAAGGCTTTGGCTGCAGAGCCCAAGCTTTATAAAAACGg GTCATACCTAAACGACGTGCCAACATCGACCCTAAAGGAAATCAACCAGGGCATTATGGATAAGGAAGAACAATTGAGAAGACACGAGGCAGAACTCCGTTTACATCACGCGTGGCGTCTCCGGCAGCCGGAATTACGGGCTGCTACGGCGTATGTCGCCAATGGGAGGCTGAAATCTGCGTG GACACAACAAATTGTGGAGAAGGAGATAGCAAGAAAGAAGGAGGAAGAGGAGACTCTCAAGATACTTCAGGAAAGGGACGAGGCGTTGCGTAAGCAGATAGAGAAGGAAGAAGAGAGACTTAAAGAGAAAGAGATGCAAATGAGG gagcTCCGCGGAAGCTTAGAAGGTCAAATCGCCGAGCTAAGCGAGAAAGAGACGATCGTCAAACGCCTACAAAAAGAGGAAGAGAGAGAACTCATGATACTCGACAAGCTCAAGTTCATATCGAGCGAGCGGGACAGAGAGCACGCGCGGCTGGTGGCAGAGAGGGACGCCACAATAGTGAATATGGGTCTGCATAAGTATAAGTTGAAGAAGAAGGTTATATCGGTGTTGCAGGAGATTGAGTTGGATTTGCAGATGGTTGAGAAGTTGCAGAAGGCTGTTTTGAAG gaaatAGAATCCAACGAAGACAGAAGATCGAGCTACAAGCGCGTTCTAGACGCAGCACTTCTAGAGCTACACGAGTATCGCGAGCGAGAGCGACAGAGACAGAAGAATATCGACGCCATGTACGACGGCGAAGCGAGGCAGCTCAGCGAGAAACAAGACAAG CTCTGGGCTAAAGAGCGCGAAGCCCGCGCTCTCCTCATGAACGATGTCCTCACTACCCTGAGGAGACAG GTGGAAGAGAAGGTGGAAGCGAATAGGATGCAGCAACGAGCCAACGTGAAGGAGAGGGAACAGATCCTGGAGCAGATGGAGAGCTTCCACCACGAGGTCAAGACCAGGGAGAGAGACGCTCAG CTAAAGAACGCAGCCTACTCAACGATATCAGCTCTCCAATCTCAACTCAAGGGTCTAAGCGTGCAGAAACAGAAACTAGAAGAAGCGGCAGAGAAGGAGGCAGAACTACGCGAAGCTAGCGCCAACGAGAGGAAACTCAGGACTGAGATAGCCAGGATTAACAGGGACAGGACTGAACAGGCCTGGGCGTAA
- the LOC134800008 gene encoding golgin subfamily A member 6-like protein 25 isoform X2, with amino-acid sequence MSRPRAWQQQALAAQRRDNELRRAEELQKVANYFESNTNRSRHHEQWTAEGYYVKAKKEAELFSSKKLRAIQLEERRKKLELMLFQENMQFQQEMKALAAEPKLYKNGSYLNDVPTSTLKEINQGIMDKEEQLRRHEAELRLHHAWRLRQPELRAATAYVANGRLKSAWTQQIVEKEIARKKEEEETLKILQERDEALRKQIEKEEERLKEKEMQMRELRGSLEGQIAELSEKETIVKRLQKEEERELMILDKLKFISSERDREHARLVAERDATIVNMGLHKYKLKKKVISVLQEIELDLQMVEKLQKAVLKEIESNEDRRSSYKRVLDAALLELHEYRERERQRQKNIDAMYDGEARQLSEKQDKLWAKEREARALLMNDVLTTLRRQVEDKVEASRMQQRANVKEREQILEQMESYHHEVKTRERDAQLKNAAYSTISALQSQLKGLSVQKQKLEEAAEKEAELREASANERKLRTEIARINRDRTEQAWA; translated from the exons ATGTCTCGACCCCGGGCCTGGCAGCAACAGGCTCTAGCGGCGCAGCGACGTGACAACGAGCTTCGCCGCGCCGAGGAACTGCAGAAGGTGGCCAACTACTTCGAGAGCAACACCAACAGGTCCCGCCATCATGAGCAGTGGACTGCGGAGGGGTATTATGTGAAGGCTAAGAAGGAAGCGGAGCTGTTTAGCTCGAAGAAGCTTAGAGCTAT acaACTTGaggaaagaagaaaaaaattggAGCTGATGTTGTTTCAAGAAAACATGCAATTCCAACAAGAAATGAAGGCTTTGGCTGCAGAGCCCAAGCTTTATAAAAACGg GTCATACCTAAACGACGTGCCAACATCGACCCTAAAGGAAATCAACCAGGGCATTATGGATAAGGAAGAACAATTGAGAAGACACGAGGCAGAACTCCGTTTACATCACGCGTGGCGTCTCCGGCAGCCGGAATTACGGGCTGCTACGGCGTATGTCGCCAATGGGAGGCTGAAATCTGCGTG GACACAACAAATTGTGGAGAAGGAGATAGCAAGAAAGAAGGAGGAAGAGGAGACTCTCAAGATACTTCAGGAAAGGGACGAGGCGTTGCGTAAGCAGATAGAGAAGGAAGAAGAGAGACTTAAAGAGAAAGAGATGCAAATGAGG gagcTCCGCGGAAGCTTAGAAGGTCAAATCGCCGAGCTAAGCGAGAAAGAGACGATCGTCAAACGCCTACAAAAAGAGGAAGAGAGAGAACTCATGATACTCGACAAGCTCAAGTTCATATCGAGCGAGCGGGACAGAGAGCACGCGCGGCTGGTGGCAGAGAGGGACGCCACAATAGTGAATATGGGTCTGCATAAGTATAAGTTGAAGAAGAAGGTTATATCGGTGTTGCAGGAGATTGAGTTGGATTTGCAGATGGTTGAGAAGTTGCAGAAGGCTGTTTTGAAG gaaatAGAATCCAACGAAGACAGAAGATCGAGCTACAAGCGCGTTCTAGACGCAGCACTTCTAGAGCTACACGAGTATCGCGAGCGAGAGCGACAGAGACAGAAGAATATCGACGCCATGTACGACGGCGAAGCGAGGCAGCTCAGCGAGAAACAAGACAAG CTCTGGGCTAAAGAGCGCGAAGCCCGCGCTCTCCTCATGAACGATGTCCTCACTACCCTGAGGAGACAGGTGGAAGACAAGGTGGAAGCAAGCAGGATGCAGCAGCGAGCCAACGTGAAGGAGAGGGAACAGATCCTCGAGCAGATGGAGAGCTACCATCATGAGGTCAAGACCAGGGAGAGAGACGCTCAG CTAAAGAACGCAGCCTACTCAACGATATCAGCTCTCCAATCTCAACTCAAGGGTCTAAGCGTGCAGAAACAGAAACTAGAAGAAGCGGCAGAGAAGGAGGCAGAACTACGCGAAGCTAGCGCCAACGAGAGGAAACTCAGGACTGAGATAGCCAGGATTAACAGGGACAGGACTGAACAGGCCTGGGCGTAA